Proteins encoded by one window of Methanocalculus alkaliphilus:
- a CDS encoding zinc finger domain-containing protein has product MSMVKCTSCNAPLAERGATEFKCPECAELIRRCARCRHQSIQYACQKCGFQGP; this is encoded by the coding sequence ATGTCAATGGTTAAGTGCACGTCATGCAACGCTCCGCTCGCTGAGCGCGGCGCGACTGAATTCAAGTGTCCTGAGTGCGCCGAGCTGATACGCCGGTGTGCACGATGCAGACATCAGAGCATCCAGTATGCCTGTCAGAAGTGTGGATTTCAGGGGCCGTGA
- a CDS encoding uridylate kinase: MHERDLIYSFFTVPVSFLYMGMPAYVIKLGGSLRDIVPGLVQVLTDHGTGSLIVPGGGAFADAVRDLDPDADAAHWMAISAMEQYGHYIGSHGIPTTDRIVRVNEPSVLLPYCLMRREDPLPHSWDITSDTIAAWVAWRLDLPLILLKSVDGIISEGRLLSEVSSPVVTDTVDPACIPFILRKRISALVINGRSSDALRQALSGEPLSGTIITGGTEEL; this comes from the coding sequence GTGCATGAAAGAGATCTGATCTATTCCTTTTTTACCGTCCCGGTTTCATTTCTGTACATGGGGATGCCTGCATACGTCATCAAGCTTGGGGGGAGCCTGCGTGATATCGTCCCTGGTCTGGTACAGGTTCTCACTGATCATGGGACAGGTTCTCTTATCGTTCCCGGAGGCGGCGCTTTTGCAGATGCGGTCCGGGACCTTGATCCCGATGCTGATGCCGCTCATTGGATGGCGATATCTGCGATGGAGCAGTATGGCCATTATATCGGATCCCATGGAATCCCGACAACCGACAGGATCGTGCGCGTTAATGAGCCGTCGGTCCTTCTGCCATACTGTCTGATGCGAAGGGAGGATCCCCTTCCACATTCATGGGACATCACATCGGATACAATAGCCGCATGGGTTGCATGGCGCCTCGACCTCCCGCTGATCCTTCTCAAATCGGTCGACGGCATCATCTCAGAAGGAAGGCTGCTTTCCGAGGTCTCTTCTCCGGTTGTCACTGATACTGTCGATCCCGCGTGTATCCCGTTCATTCTGAGGAAGCGGATCTCTGCTCTGGTTATCAATGGGAGAAGCTCCGATGCGCTCAGGCAGGCATTATCCGGGGAGCCTCTCTCCGGAACCATCATCACCGGCGGGACAGAGGAATTATAA
- a CDS encoding phospholipase D-like domain-containing protein: MHKSILPLLILLLLIPATVSAGITVVAFCPDPYLPHDPDEFIVLSGEGSLDGWTIRDNQATLSFPPGTRINGELVIARQAEAYKLTHGTYPDYEWEESTPAVPNVIREGRFILANAADEITLHYHDELRFEIAWPRDIRSREGQVHRIIDGEWNPRPFMIGQSDFSPLRVEGVSATLFVSPDSAYEVIEEAILSADHTILMSVYEFTHPGIADLIRDAHTRGVDVRILLEGGPVGGVSPEQTNLLSGLNRTGIPVDMMGSPGGERARYRFLHAKYLIIDGESVIITSENFKESGIPFSGFEGNRGWGVWIHDRRFADYFSMVYAEDAVGRDITPIMPLSITQEPQRISATAWRSRYAPIQIHDATVMPVISPDTSRLVPAMIAEATRSVEIQQAYIRNWTRNDPNPWLDEAVAAAHRGAHVRILLDATWYNIAGDNDNDEMVAFINAYAQQAGIPLEARLFDARRPGITKIHNKGVIVDGRAVLVSSINWNENSPMNNREAGVIIEHPDAAAYYLRVFNEDWRSGYQSRDSPVSERDWTKPAIATAMLIFFAGIIIGRRYLR, from the coding sequence ATGCACAAGAGCATCCTCCCACTCTTGATTCTGCTTCTGCTCATCCCGGCAACCGTATCTGCCGGGATCACCGTCGTCGCCTTCTGCCCGGACCCCTATCTCCCCCATGATCCGGACGAGTTCATCGTCCTCTCAGGAGAGGGATCGCTTGACGGATGGACGATAAGGGATAATCAGGCGACACTCAGTTTTCCACCCGGAACAAGGATCAATGGGGAGCTTGTCATCGCACGGCAGGCTGAAGCTTATAAACTGACGCATGGTACATACCCGGATTATGAATGGGAGGAGTCAACCCCGGCAGTCCCAAACGTCATCAGAGAAGGGCGGTTTATCCTCGCCAATGCCGCTGATGAGATCACGCTGCATTATCATGATGAACTGAGGTTTGAGATCGCCTGGCCACGTGATATCCGGTCCCGTGAAGGGCAGGTGCATCGGATCATTGACGGAGAGTGGAATCCCCGCCCCTTCATGATCGGCCAGAGCGACTTCTCTCCACTGCGTGTCGAGGGGGTCTCTGCCACCCTCTTCGTCTCCCCCGACTCTGCATACGAGGTTATTGAAGAGGCGATCCTCTCAGCTGATCATACGATCCTCATGTCAGTCTATGAGTTTACCCACCCCGGAATAGCAGATCTCATCCGGGATGCCCACACACGGGGGGTTGATGTACGGATCCTCCTTGAGGGAGGTCCCGTCGGAGGGGTATCACCCGAACAGACAAATCTCCTCTCAGGGCTGAACCGGACAGGCATTCCGGTCGATATGATGGGATCTCCCGGAGGAGAACGGGCCAGGTACCGGTTCCTGCATGCCAAATACCTTATCATCGATGGAGAGTCCGTCATCATCACAAGTGAGAACTTCAAGGAGAGTGGAATTCCGTTTTCAGGATTTGAAGGAAACAGGGGGTGGGGAGTATGGATCCATGACCGCCGGTTTGCCGATTACTTCTCCATGGTCTATGCAGAAGATGCTGTGGGAAGGGATATCACCCCGATCATGCCGCTGTCCATAACCCAGGAGCCGCAGAGAATCAGCGCCACCGCCTGGAGATCACGGTACGCACCGATCCAAATCCATGATGCAACGGTTATGCCGGTCATCTCGCCCGACACCTCCCGGCTTGTACCCGCAATGATCGCTGAAGCAACGAGATCAGTCGAGATACAACAGGCATACATCAGAAACTGGACAAGGAACGATCCGAATCCATGGCTGGATGAGGCGGTCGCTGCCGCTCACCGGGGGGCGCATGTCCGGATTCTCCTTGACGCAACATGGTATAATATCGCTGGTGATAATGACAACGACGAGATGGTTGCGTTCATCAACGCCTATGCGCAACAAGCCGGTATTCCCCTTGAGGCACGACTCTTCGATGCACGCCGTCCAGGAATCACCAAGATCCATAACAAGGGGGTTATCGTTGATGGCCGGGCGGTTCTGGTCTCCAGCATCAACTGGAATGAGAACTCCCCGATGAATAACCGGGAAGCCGGGGTGATCATCGAACACCCGGACGCCGCTGCCTACTACCTCAGGGTCTTTAATGAGGACTGGAGGAGTGGATACCAAAGCCGGGATTCTCCGGTCAGTGAGAGAGACTGGACAAAGCCGGCTATCGCGACCGCGATGCTGATCTTCTTTGCAGGGATCATCATCGGGAGGAGATACCTCAGATAA
- a CDS encoding transcriptional regulator produces MKRPLCDIMLCDELARNYLPRMRAELVCRLVQRQGVRQSEVSRRLGISRAAISQYLSRKRGSGDIELSDDMAEMLDRWAFTIMNDGSGSITICDICRCAKKERR; encoded by the coding sequence ATGAAGAGGCCGCTCTGCGACATCATGCTCTGTGACGAGCTGGCACGGAACTATCTCCCCCGTATGCGGGCAGAGCTGGTATGCCGTCTGGTTCAGAGGCAGGGTGTGAGGCAGAGCGAGGTCTCCCGCCGTCTTGGGATCTCACGTGCCGCCATATCACAGTACCTGAGCAGAAAGCGCGGGTCAGGAGATATAGAGCTCTCCGATGATATGGCAGAGATGCTTGATCGATGGGCCTTTACCATCATGAATGATGGCTCCGGCAGCATCACCATCTGTGATATCTGCCGGTGCGCCAAGAAAGAGCGTCGGTAA
- a CDS encoding winged helix-turn-helix transcriptional regulator: MHPELLPPSSQKVLHLLEQGGSMTHKDIVKESCLAPRTVRYALKRLKDQGLILEKFNFRDARQIIYECRVSEPQRATA, from the coding sequence ATGCATCCCGAGTTGTTACCCCCCTCCTCGCAGAAGGTTCTCCATCTGCTTGAGCAGGGTGGTTCGATGACACATAAGGATATTGTTAAAGAGAGCTGCCTCGCACCCCGAACGGTGCGGTATGCCCTGAAGCGCCTTAAGGATCAGGGTCTGATCCTTGAGAAGTTTAACTTCAGGGATGCACGGCAGATCATCTATGAATGCAGGGTGAGTGAACCACAGAGGGCAACTGCATGA
- a CDS encoding DASS family sodium-coupled anion symporter, with protein MKKEIGKAIGLLAFFTLLLVPIDPAVIPTEARYVLAVTVLMAIFWVTEAIPLEVTALLPIVLFPFLGVLTVREATTPYADPVIFLFMGGFIIAMSMQRWGLHRRIALHIINIVGTSPRRLILGFMVATAFLSMWISNTATAMMMIPIAIAIIATVMPGINTKLNEMNEEQRDFAGCLVIAVAYAANIGGIGTIIGSPPNGIFIAQMKILFPEAPEIDFFTWMKFGIPLATMLIPIVWLWLIKVPYRHLPRKLSQAKDVIKQEMEELGPMSRGEQWTLFVFLLAAFSWIFAKTKDIGGVTVPGLDLIFPGISDTGIAIFAAVLLFVLPVNWKEGIFTMNWEWAEKIPWGILILFGGGLCLSAAFIKSGLAGLIVDSFSMLYLLPIAVVALIIALVVSLLTEVSSNTAIASVMMPIMAVTSVSMGLHPYVLMMTAAVCASLAFMLPVATPPNAVAFGTGYIDIKTLVRSGWALNLIGVFFWTIFLFTVVMWAVGFTADPPGWALNP; from the coding sequence ATGAAGAAAGAGATCGGGAAAGCAATCGGCTTACTGGCGTTTTTTACGCTCCTGCTGGTGCCGATAGATCCGGCGGTCATCCCCACTGAGGCACGGTATGTCCTTGCTGTGACAGTCCTGATGGCGATATTCTGGGTGACTGAAGCGATCCCTCTTGAGGTGACTGCACTTCTTCCCATTGTCCTCTTCCCCTTCCTTGGGGTTCTCACGGTGAGAGAGGCGACGACTCCGTATGCGGACCCCGTCATCTTCCTCTTTATGGGTGGTTTTATCATCGCAATGTCGATGCAGCGCTGGGGGCTTCATCGGCGAATTGCCCTTCATATTATCAATATCGTTGGAACCAGTCCCCGACGGCTCATTCTTGGTTTCATGGTTGCAACCGCATTCCTCTCGATGTGGATCTCAAATACTGCCACAGCGATGATGATGATTCCAATCGCCATAGCAATCATTGCAACGGTGATGCCAGGAATTAATACCAAACTCAATGAGATGAATGAGGAGCAGCGTGACTTTGCAGGATGCCTGGTCATTGCTGTTGCCTATGCCGCCAATATTGGTGGTATCGGAACGATCATCGGATCGCCTCCGAATGGTATTTTCATAGCCCAGATGAAGATCCTCTTCCCGGAGGCTCCGGAGATCGACTTTTTTACCTGGATGAAGTTTGGTATTCCTCTTGCGACAATGCTCATCCCCATCGTCTGGCTCTGGCTGATTAAGGTGCCATACCGTCATCTCCCAAGAAAACTCTCCCAGGCAAAGGATGTCATTAAACAGGAGATGGAAGAGCTTGGCCCCATGAGCAGAGGAGAGCAGTGGACACTTTTCGTCTTCCTTCTTGCTGCATTCTCGTGGATCTTTGCCAAGACGAAGGATATTGGTGGAGTGACGGTTCCGGGTCTGGATCTCATCTTCCCTGGTATCTCTGATACCGGGATTGCAATATTTGCCGCAGTACTTCTCTTTGTTCTCCCCGTGAACTGGAAAGAGGGGATCTTCACGATGAACTGGGAATGGGCAGAGAAGATTCCATGGGGTATTCTGATCCTCTTTGGTGGTGGTCTCTGCCTCTCGGCTGCATTCATTAAGAGCGGACTTGCAGGGCTTATCGTTGATTCATTCTCGATGCTCTATCTCCTCCCGATCGCTGTGGTTGCCCTGATCATTGCGCTCGTCGTCTCGCTCCTTACCGAGGTTTCATCAAACACCGCCATCGCCTCGGTGATGATGCCGATCATGGCAGTCACCTCCGTCTCGATGGGCCTGCACCCCTACGTTCTGATGATGACAGCTGCGGTCTGTGCATCTCTTGCATTCATGCTCCCTGTGGCAACCCCGCCAAATGCGGTTGCGTTCGGTACCGGGTATATCGATATCAAAACACTCGTCCGATCCGGATGGGCATTAAACCTGATTGGTGTCTTCTTCTGGACGATCTTCCTCTTCACGGTCGTCATGTGGGCTGTCGGATTCACAGCTGATCCCCCGGGATGGGCTCTGAACCCATAA
- a CDS encoding HEAT repeat domain-containing protein produces MAELVNGVAKKDELFFHLITLLREGTLTFRWRAAEALGGEGDLRAVGPLIEALSDPHVDVSWIAAKSLGRLGDPEAVPHLISMLDDDDKWKRIGAAEGLGGIGDPEAVERLAHILITDPERLVREKAAWALGEIGGERAEEALRSAVDDESERVRRSVQKALEKLGKEN; encoded by the coding sequence ATGGCGGAACTTGTAAATGGTGTGGCAAAGAAGGATGAGCTCTTCTTTCATCTGATAACACTTCTTCGTGAAGGGACGCTGACCTTCCGGTGGCGGGCCGCGGAGGCTCTTGGTGGGGAGGGTGATCTGAGGGCAGTCGGGCCTCTCATCGAAGCTCTCTCGGATCCCCATGTTGATGTCAGCTGGATCGCTGCAAAATCTCTTGGCAGGCTTGGAGATCCCGAGGCGGTTCCCCACCTGATTTCGATGCTCGACGATGACGATAAATGGAAGAGGATCGGTGCAGCCGAGGGGCTGGGTGGCATTGGTGATCCAGAGGCCGTGGAGAGACTTGCCCATATTCTGATAACAGATCCTGAGCGGCTTGTCCGGGAGAAGGCTGCATGGGCTCTTGGAGAGATCGGAGGGGAGAGGGCAGAAGAGGCTCTTCGCTCTGCAGTGGACGATGAGAGTGAGCGGGTCAGACGTTCGGTGCAAAAAGCCCTTGAAAAGCTTGGAAAGGAGAATTAA
- a CDS encoding metal ABC transporter permease, with amino-acid sequence MMMLEILGYGFFQNAIIAGVIAAIACGITGSFVVVRRMVTTSGGISHAAFGGVGLGYFLGIDPLFGAFLFTIGAAFLIWYLRTHELQDTDTITGALWATGMAAGVIFIALTPGYAPDLFSYLFGNILLVPRQDIMMMGLLLLLILTVVSVFFNQLAAVTFDEEYAKIMGLPVSGLTLLLFLLIAVTVVLLISVVGIILVIALLTLPAATARLFSRTLPTMMVTAILIGVVTVLAGITLSYTLDLPSGAMIILLGAVIYAAALAGRHYDGSTG; translated from the coding sequence ATGATGATGCTTGAGATACTTGGGTATGGTTTCTTCCAGAATGCAATCATTGCCGGAGTTATCGCTGCCATTGCCTGTGGGATCACCGGCAGTTTCGTCGTCGTCAGAAGGATGGTCACAACAAGTGGAGGCATCTCTCATGCAGCCTTCGGGGGGGTGGGACTTGGCTATTTCCTGGGGATCGATCCCCTCTTTGGCGCATTTCTCTTTACAATTGGTGCAGCATTTCTGATCTGGTATCTCAGGACCCATGAGCTTCAGGATACCGATACCATAACTGGTGCGCTCTGGGCAACCGGTATGGCAGCCGGCGTCATCTTTATTGCACTCACACCCGGATATGCGCCGGATCTCTTCAGTTATCTCTTTGGAAATATTCTGCTTGTTCCCCGTCAGGATATCATGATGATGGGGCTGCTTCTTCTGCTGATCCTGACGGTTGTATCGGTCTTCTTTAATCAGCTGGCAGCGGTCACTTTTGATGAGGAGTATGCAAAAATCATGGGGCTGCCGGTCAGTGGGCTGACGCTTCTTCTCTTTCTTCTGATCGCAGTCACCGTCGTCCTTCTTATATCGGTCGTCGGGATCATCCTCGTCATCGCTCTTCTGACACTCCCTGCTGCAACCGCACGGCTGTTTTCCCGGACGCTGCCGACGATGATGGTGACCGCCATATTAATCGGGGTTGTCACGGTTCTTGCAGGAATTACCCTTTCATATACCCTTGATCTTCCTTCAGGAGCGATGATCATCCTTCTGGGAGCCGTGATATATGCTGCCGCCCTCGCAGGGCGGCATTATGACGGGAGCACCGGTTGA
- a CDS encoding metal ABC transporter ATP-binding protein → MTRALLMEDVSVRYGQNVVLDGVSWEVWEHDFAAVIGPNGGGKTTLLKALLGLLPLSSGRISIFGHPPGEGRRMIGYVPQFHTFDFSYPITVTEMVLQGRLSHIPGLLRRYRDKDHEAAEQALGMVGLSGVGDLPLSTLSGGQQQRVIIARALAGEPRLLILDEPTVYVDAPTEEQFFSLINTLLDEMTVIIVTHDIGAISGKVNRIACLNRHLYTHGDAMITDEMLTSVYGCPVDLIAHGVPHRVLREHDDA, encoded by the coding sequence GTGACACGGGCTCTTCTGATGGAGGATGTATCCGTCCGGTATGGACAGAATGTCGTCCTTGATGGTGTATCCTGGGAGGTATGGGAGCATGACTTCGCCGCAGTCATCGGGCCAAACGGCGGGGGGAAGACAACCCTGCTCAAAGCCCTTCTCGGTCTTCTCCCCCTCTCATCGGGGCGAATATCCATCTTCGGCCATCCACCTGGTGAAGGCAGGCGGATGATCGGATATGTCCCCCAGTTCCATACCTTCGACTTCTCATACCCGATCACGGTTACAGAGATGGTGCTGCAGGGGCGTCTCTCCCATATTCCCGGCCTGCTTCGGAGATACCGGGATAAGGATCATGAGGCAGCGGAGCAGGCGCTTGGCATGGTCGGCCTCTCCGGTGTCGGGGATCTCCCCCTCTCGACCCTCTCCGGTGGCCAGCAGCAGCGTGTGATCATTGCCCGGGCACTTGCAGGAGAGCCACGCCTTCTGATCCTTGATGAGCCGACCGTCTATGTCGATGCTCCGACTGAAGAGCAGTTCTTCAGTCTTATCAATACACTTCTTGACGAGATGACGGTGATCATCGTTACGCATGATATCGGGGCGATATCCGGGAAGGTAAATCGGATTGCATGTTTGAATCGCCATCTCTACACCCATGGTGATGCGATGATAACCGATGAGATGCTCACATCGGTGTATGGCTGCCCTGTCGATCTCATCGCCCATGGGGTCCCGCACCGGGTACTGAGGGAGCATGATGATGCTTGA
- a CDS encoding metal ABC transporter solute-binding protein, Zn/Mn family: protein MMRAVLLILLLVLIASFYSGCIRNDTVSSDGVLQIAVTIPPMKEMVEVIGGDRVSVTVVVPPGSEPHTFEPGPGQIRRISRSDLFFRVGEGLFPFEDQLVGRLSSQNPHLRIVDLSHGIDLILMDDHHDCGCGHGDGGYDPHIWLSPANGGVMAESIATSLILIDPDGEAFYRENLDGYHEAISGIDARIQEDLADLRIRRFIVTHDAWGYFAREYDLEQIAVHLGGREPTARDIAEIVRIAREDEISIIFVEPQFSQKTAEVIAAEAGAMVVVIDPLAEEYLNNFIHVAEALEEAMR, encoded by the coding sequence ATGATGAGGGCTGTACTCCTGATTCTCCTGCTCGTCCTTATCGCATCCTTCTATTCGGGATGCATCCGGAATGATACCGTCTCTTCGGATGGTGTACTCCAGATCGCGGTCACGATCCCTCCGATGAAAGAGATGGTTGAGGTGATCGGAGGGGATCGCGTCTCGGTGACAGTCGTTGTTCCTCCGGGTTCCGAGCCTCATACCTTTGAACCGGGACCCGGCCAGATTCGCAGAATATCCCGGTCCGATCTCTTCTTCAGGGTTGGGGAAGGTCTCTTTCCATTTGAGGATCAGCTTGTTGGACGCCTCTCCTCGCAAAATCCCCACCTGCGGATCGTTGATCTCTCTCATGGTATTGATCTGATCCTGATGGATGATCACCATGATTGCGGCTGTGGTCATGGCGATGGAGGATATGATCCACATATCTGGCTCTCTCCAGCGAACGGGGGGGTTATGGCTGAATCGATTGCCACATCCCTCATTCTGATCGATCCTGATGGTGAGGCATTCTATCGGGAGAACCTTGACGGGTACCATGAGGCGATCAGTGGGATCGATGCCCGAATCCAGGAGGATCTGGCGGATCTCCGTATCAGGCGTTTCATCGTCACCCATGATGCCTGGGGATACTTTGCGAGGGAGTATGATCTGGAACAGATCGCCGTCCATCTCGGAGGGAGGGAACCGACTGCACGCGATATTGCAGAGATAGTCCGGATTGCCCGTGAGGATGAGATCTCCATCATCTTTGTCGAGCCGCAGTTCTCACAGAAGACGGCAGAGGTGATCGCAGCAGAGGCGGGTGCGATGGTTGTCGTGATCGATCCGCTTGCAGAAGAGTATCTCAATAACTTCATTCATGTTGCTGAAGCTCTTGAAGAGGCGATGAGGTGA
- a CDS encoding metal-dependent transcriptional regulator — translation MSSLDEFEITPGRAEYLKFILEAGGRVTTMDIARYFSVSPSTGTKVIKDLAEAGLLVHRPYSDAHLTEDGYQMAQFLERRHKILSLLFSHYGFTPGEACAEVKRFEHYVSREAINRICASCGHPTTSVCGRIDHDAVCCSPE, via the coding sequence ATGTCATCTCTCGATGAATTTGAGATAACACCCGGAAGAGCAGAGTATCTGAAGTTCATTCTGGAGGCAGGAGGTCGTGTGACAACGATGGATATTGCCAGGTATTTTAGTGTCTCCCCATCAACCGGGACGAAGGTGATCAAGGATCTTGCAGAAGCCGGTCTCCTTGTCCATCGGCCGTATTCTGATGCCCATCTCACTGAAGATGGCTATCAAATGGCTCAATTTCTTGAGAGGCGGCATAAAATTCTCTCCCTTCTCTTTTCGCACTATGGTTTTACCCCTGGTGAAGCCTGTGCGGAAGTCAAAAGATTTGAGCATTATGTCTCGCGTGAGGCGATAAACCGGATCTGCGCATCATGCGGTCACCCGACGACGTCGGTCTGTGGCCGTATCGATCATGATGCGGTCTGCTGCTCCCCGGAGTGA
- a CDS encoding YbgA family protein, producing MTGRRIFQKPVVVVSRCIEFDHVRYNGDMITSHAVSSMKPHITFIPICPEVEIGLGIPRDTIRIVLTEEGERLIQPSTERDLTDEMSTFCSSFLDSLPTVDGFIMKNKSPTSGISEVKRYPSAGKSSPVGKGPGFFGRMIQERYTDLPIEDEGRIRNRRIREHFLTRIFCLADLRAAEEKGTMEAIIRFHTQNKLLFMAYSQPMLGKLGAIVGNRERQPAADIFSQYRPILLSGMRRAPRFTSEINVALHSFGHLKKTISRDEKAFFLDELEAYRQGRTPLSALKTLLRAWILRSSTPELAEQTWFAPYPDPLMILDPEDTERGRDMEIT from the coding sequence ATGACAGGGAGACGTATCTTTCAGAAGCCGGTCGTGGTCGTGAGCCGGTGTATCGAGTTTGATCATGTGCGGTATAATGGAGACATGATCACAAGTCATGCGGTCTCGTCGATGAAGCCACATATCACCTTCATCCCAATCTGCCCGGAAGTTGAGATCGGGCTTGGCATCCCCAGGGATACGATCAGGATCGTGCTGACTGAAGAAGGAGAACGACTGATACAGCCATCCACCGAACGGGATCTCACCGATGAGATGTCCACCTTCTGCTCATCGTTTCTTGACAGCCTGCCGACTGTGGACGGATTCATCATGAAGAATAAATCACCGACCTCCGGTATCTCGGAGGTGAAGAGATACCCATCTGCAGGGAAATCCTCACCCGTCGGAAAAGGACCGGGATTCTTCGGCAGAATGATACAGGAACGGTACACCGACCTCCCCATCGAGGATGAAGGGAGAATACGGAACCGGAGGATCCGGGAGCACTTCCTCACCCGTATCTTCTGCCTTGCCGATCTCCGTGCCGCAGAAGAGAAGGGAACGATGGAGGCGATCATCAGGTTCCATACGCAGAATAAGCTCCTCTTCATGGCATACAGCCAGCCGATGCTTGGAAAGCTTGGAGCCATCGTGGGAAACCGGGAGCGGCAGCCGGCTGCTGATATTTTTAGTCAGTACAGACCGATACTCCTTTCAGGAATGCGAAGGGCTCCACGCTTTACCTCTGAAATAAATGTCGCCCTCCATTCTTTCGGACATCTGAAGAAGACCATCTCCCGGGACGAGAAGGCGTTCTTCCTTGATGAACTTGAGGCATACCGACAGGGAAGAACGCCGCTATCAGCACTGAAGACCCTGCTCCGGGCATGGATTCTCAGGAGCAGCACCCCGGAGCTGGCAGAGCAGACATGGTTTGCACCCTACCCGGATCCATTGATGATCCTCGATCCTGAGGATACCGAACGAGGGCGTGATATGGAGATCACCTGA
- a CDS encoding tRNA (N(6)-L-threonylcarbamoyladenosine(37)-C(2))-methylthiotransferase produces the protein MASQDPISQIERKRVYIETYGCTYNAGDSEKIAVILRGQGCEIVRSSDEADTIVLNTCIVVEKTEREMRQRLSHLGGREVYVTGCLPKIDPGCGGVVIDPDTIHHHFQSAGTQPDGRVAVIQIARGCTGHCTYCITKKARGPLLSYPVEEVVRQLKGRVARGAVEIQLTAQDVSAWGMDLGSDLGDLISALSAVPGTFAIRMGMMNPDTLNPVLGKVLRACRDDRIFSFFHIPIQSGSDTVLRRMGRRYTRDDVIRIVEMIREEFPYARISTDIICGFPGETGEEFSETINLLRAIRPEKINITRYSARPGTPAASWYDMPDRFKKDRSRQATAVARGIFDEIYTSFIGEEMDVVVTEVVKEGTVTTRDRAYRPIIISEPLEIGSAQRVRITGHRHHYLLGDLIR, from the coding sequence ATGGCTTCACAGGATCCAATCAGTCAGATAGAGAGGAAACGGGTGTACATCGAGACCTACGGGTGTACATACAATGCCGGCGACTCCGAGAAGATAGCGGTCATCCTGAGGGGGCAGGGATGTGAGATCGTCAGATCGTCAGACGAAGCAGACACAATCGTTCTCAATACCTGTATCGTTGTTGAGAAGACCGAACGGGAGATGCGGCAGCGCCTCTCCCACCTCGGAGGCCGGGAGGTCTATGTCACCGGCTGCCTCCCGAAGATCGATCCCGGTTGTGGCGGTGTCGTGATCGATCCGGATACGATTCATCATCACTTTCAGTCTGCCGGAACTCAGCCTGACGGGCGGGTGGCGGTGATCCAGATCGCCCGGGGATGCACCGGCCACTGTACATACTGTATCACAAAAAAGGCACGTGGCCCTCTTCTGAGTTATCCGGTGGAGGAGGTGGTCAGGCAGCTGAAGGGACGGGTTGCGAGGGGTGCAGTGGAGATCCAGCTGACGGCACAGGATGTATCTGCCTGGGGCATGGATCTCGGATCGGATCTTGGCGATCTCATCTCTGCACTCTCTGCGGTGCCAGGAACATTTGCGATCAGGATGGGGATGATGAACCCTGATACCCTCAATCCTGTCCTTGGCAAGGTTCTCCGTGCATGCCGGGATGATCGTATCTTCTCATTCTTTCATATCCCCATACAGTCCGGGTCCGATACTGTGCTCCGGAGGATGGGCCGGCGGTACACCCGGGATGATGTCATCCGGATTGTAGAGATGATACGAGAGGAATTTCCGTATGCCCGGATCTCAACCGATATCATCTGCGGGTTCCCCGGTGAGACCGGGGAGGAGTTTTCTGAGACGATCAATCTCCTGAGAGCGATCCGGCCGGAGAAGATCAATATCACCCGGTACTCTGCCCGGCCGGGCACCCCTGCCGCATCATGGTATGATATGCCGGACCGGTTCAAGAAGGATCGATCACGGCAGGCGACGGCAGTTGCACGCGGGATCTTTGATGAGATCTATACATCCTTCATCGGTGAGGAGATGGATGTGGTGGTGACCGAGGTTGTCAAAGAGGGAACTGTCACCACCCGGGACCGTGCCTACCGACCGATCATCATCAGCGAACCTCTGGAGATTGGGAGTGCCCAACGGGTGCGGATCACCGGCCACCGGCATCATTACCTGCTGGGTGACCTGATCAGGTGA